TGACCGATTGTTAAAGCGATTTCCACACGCTCACGCAATGTGCCTAAGTACATATTGCGTTCTTCTGGTTTGTTTTGCTTTTGGCCATGAATGCCTTCTTGGAGATAATCTTCCACATTTTTATTTACCATATTTTTCACACCTTTCATATCTTATTGTACGCAAGAAATGAAAAGGATGCAAAAAAAGACATTTCAAATACCATATTCAAATTAACTTTATCAACAGAAATTAACAAAATGTGACAATAATCTCTTAACGAAACTCGTTTTTTGTGTTAATATTCAAAATATATAGGGTATTCGTCGCATGGAAATGGAGGGAATGGGGGTTTTTCCAATCGATAAGGATATTAAAGAAGTATTTTGTTCGCACTTGAAAAACAACAGGCACCAATTCGTAGAGAACTGGAAAAACAAAATGATAATTTCCGAAAAAGATCCATTTAAGCAAGAAGTAGCTCAGAATGGAGAGAATTTATTAGAGTTAATCATTGAACTTATTATGGAAAATAAGGATGTAGCTCACCTACAGCCGTTATGTGAAAAAATTGCAATTGAGCGAGCAGGGGCGGACGTTAATATTGGAGATTTTGTCTATAATGCGAATGTAGGAAGAAATGAACTATTTGAAGCAATGTGCGAATTAGATGTTAAAGCTCGTGAATTAAAACCAATTATGACAAAAATACATACTTGTTTTGACAAATTAATTTATTATACGGTTTTAAAATATTCGGAAATTATATCGAGAAATTTAGAAGAAAAACAGCAATATATAAATGAAACACATAAAGAAAGATTGACGATTTTAGGACAAATGTCGGCTAGTTTTGTTCACGAGTTTCGAAATCCATTAACCTCCATTATGGGGTTTGTGAAATTATTGAAATTAGATCATCCGAATTTATCATATTTAGATATTATTTCACATGAATTGGACCAATTAAACTTTCGTATTTCGCAATTTTTACTTGTTTCAAAAAAAGAAATGTGGAATGAGTCTGAACGATTTTGGCTAAATGATTTGTTTCATGATATTATTCATTTCTTATATCCAAGTCTAGTTAATGCAAATGTTTCAATTGAAAAGATTTTACCGTATCCTATCTCATTTGTAGGATACCGTAGTGAAGTAAGACAAGTTTTTCTAAATATTTTAATGAACTCAATCGATGCTCTCGAAGTGATTAAAGAAGATCGTAAAATTATTATCGATACATGTGAAGAGGAAGAAAGGATTCATATTGTTATTAAAAATAATGGACCGATGATTCCGGCAGAAAGTATTGAAACGATTTTTGAACCATTTGTCACGACTAAGAAATTAGGAACTGGCATCGGTTTGTTTGTATGTAAACAAATTGTTGAAAAGCATAATGGATCGATTACGTGTCGCTCTGATTCAGAATGGACAGAATTTCATATTTCATTTCAAAAATAAAGAGAAAAAAGTCTACACCAAGAGAATGGTGTAGATTTTTTAATTTGTAAGAACCACGGCTTCTAATTTTGGGGATTGATTAGAATAGCCTACTAATGCAAATGTGTAAATTGTATTTGGTTCTACTTTTACATCAGGGATGGTTACAAGTATCTTTTTTGTATCGGCAAGAGAAATTTCAATATCAGCTGTTCCAGGGCTTACCTGTAAATAATCTGTTACTTGTTTAAATAAGACATTTTCGAATAAATAGTCGCCACCTTTTATGGATATATGAACAGCAGGGGTATCAGAGGAAAAATGTAAAAATCTTATTTTTGCTTGACCAGATTGCAAAGGAGTATTATCAAGCATTGGTTGCAACTGTAGATGTGTATCAGTACTAATTGCTGCCAGTGTATAAGAGTGGTTACCCATCATGGGAACAAGTGCTGAAAAAATAGGTGTTTCATTACCGACTGGAACGATATCAACCCGGTACTGCCCTTGAGTTAAGGACAAATAAGGACTGTGTTGTTTAAAAGAAATGTTTTTTACTACCTTCTGTCCGTTAACTAAAAAATCAATAGCTGGTGTATGAGGGGATGCGTGGAATATTCTCATATAGGATGGCAATGTTGCTTCTTGAGAGCCGCGTTTTTCATACACATGTACAAGTTTGGTAATCGCACTATGATATTTCATATATAATTCCATATATTTTTTGGGATTTGTATATTGATAGTAACGGGCAAGTTGTTCATACAGGGCTGCTTCTTGTCCATATTTTTCAATTTCAGATTGAGCCATGTAAAATTCCTCCTTTGTCATCACTATAACTATATGCATCTCGGAAAAGGGCTTATGCAAAAAATGCTTCAAAATATAAATAGGATAATAGATAGTTTATCCCGCATTAACGGGCAGTAAGACCCCCACCTCAAGATTCAGGGAGAAACAAGGTAGGTAGGGGATCAACTGCCCGTAAAAGCCCGATTGGTGAGGGCTAATAATCAGTGGGGGATGAAGAAAACCCCCACTGATTAAAGTTTCACTGTATTTAATGCCACGAATTTTATACATATACAAGTTGCTCGATCTGGTGCAAACTATAAAATCGTTAGCGGAGTTATGGAGTTTTTAATTTATAGGCAAACGCACATACAAAGTGAGAGTTGTCCTACATAATTTATTAAGGGAATTTAATTTTTAAGTAGCGGAGGGAGTGGAGCAAATCATGTGGGGTTACGGATATCCTAGTAGTTATTGCGGATATGGTTATGGCGGCGGAGGGTACAGTACAGGTTCTGGATTTGCGTTGATCGTTGTATTGTTTATTTTACTAATTATTATCGGGGCATGTTGGGTTCGTTAATAATTGATAAAGAGCGTCATGCTGAACTGGTTAATATAGTTAATCGGTTCTTTCTTTTTTATTTTAATGTAAACTCGTATTTAAAATATCAGTTGGAACATGAGGTCTTGCGATATTTTAACACAAAAGAACAAATGAAGAAGTTGCAGTGGGATAAACTAATGATGGTAAAGGTTATCCAGAAACTGTGAAATTAATTGTTAAATATGTACTTGGAAATTTGAAATTACATTGAA
This sequence is a window from Bacillus pseudomycoides DSM 12442. Protein-coding genes within it:
- a CDS encoding BA2291 family sporulation histidine kinase — translated: MEMEGMGVFPIDKDIKEVFCSHLKNNRHQFVENWKNKMIISEKDPFKQEVAQNGENLLELIIELIMENKDVAHLQPLCEKIAIERAGADVNIGDFVYNANVGRNELFEAMCELDVKARELKPIMTKIHTCFDKLIYYTVLKYSEIISRNLEEKQQYINETHKERLTILGQMSASFVHEFRNPLTSIMGFVKLLKLDHPNLSYLDIISHELDQLNFRISQFLLVSKKEMWNESERFWLNDLFHDIIHFLYPSLVNANVSIEKILPYPISFVGYRSEVRQVFLNILMNSIDALEVIKEDRKIIIDTCEEEERIHIVIKNNGPMIPAESIETIFEPFVTTKKLGTGIGLFVCKQIVEKHNGSITCRSDSEWTEFHISFQK
- a CDS encoding YjcZ family sporulation protein produces the protein MWGYGYPSSYCGYGYGGGGYSTGSGFALIVVLFILLIIIGACWVR
- a CDS encoding DUF4397 domain-containing protein; the encoded protein is MAQSEIEKYGQEAALYEQLARYYQYTNPKKYMELYMKYHSAITKLVHVYEKRGSQEATLPSYMRIFHASPHTPAIDFLVNGQKVVKNISFKQHSPYLSLTQGQYRVDIVPVGNETPIFSALVPMMGNHSYTLAAISTDTHLQLQPMLDNTPLQSGQAKIRFLHFSSDTPAVHISIKGGDYLFENVLFKQVTDYLQVSPGTADIEISLADTKKILVTIPDVKVEPNTIYTFALVGYSNQSPKLEAVVLTN